One Panicum virgatum strain AP13 chromosome 3N, P.virgatum_v5, whole genome shotgun sequence DNA segment encodes these proteins:
- the LOC120663725 gene encoding transmembrane 9 superfamily member 1-like: MLPSSSGARARGLLLGLALALASLLAPASASESDHKYKAEEPVKLWVNKVGPYNNPQETYNYYSLPFCQPSENPIHKWGGLGEVLGGNELIDSQLEMKFLRNEEKGFICTLELDSKKVQQFADAIENSYWFEFFIDDLPLWGFVGETDKNSENKHYLYTHKNILVKYNENRIIHVNLTQESPKLLEVGKKLDMTYSVKWVATDVSFARRFEVYLDYPFFEHQIHWFSIFNSFMMVIFLTGLVSMILMRTLRNDYAKYAREDDDLESLERDVNEESGWKLVHGDVFRPPRSLMFLSALVGIGTQLAALILLVIVLAIVGMLYIGRGAIITTFIVCYALTSFISGYVSGGLYSRNGGKNWIKAMVLTASLFPLLCFSIGFALNTIAIFYRSLAAIPFGTMVVMFVLWAFISFPLVLLGTVVGRNWSGAPNNPCRVKTIPRPIPEKKWYLTPSVISLMGGLLPFGSIFIEMYFVFTSFWNYKVYYVYGFMLLVFIILLIVTICVTIVGTYFLLNAENYHWQWTSFFSAASTALYVYLYSIYYYHVKTKMSGFFQTSFYFGYTLMFCLGLGILCGAIGYLGSTLFVRRIYRNIKCD; the protein is encoded by the exons aTGCTCCCCTCCTCcagcggcgcccgcgcccgcggtcTCCTGCTcggcctcgccctcgccctcgcgtccctgctcgcccccgcctccgcctccgagtCCGACCACAAG TACAAAGCGGAGGAGCCAGTTAAGCTCTGGGTGAATAAAGTTGGTCCTTATAATAATCCTCAAGAAACTTACAACTATTACAGCCTTCCATTTTGTCAACCATCTGAGAACCCCATACATAAATGGGGTGGTCTTGGAGAGGTCCTGGGTGGAAATGAGCTGATTGATAGCCAGCTTGAGATGAAGTTCTTAA GAAATGAGGAGAAGGGCTTCATTTGTACACTTGAGCTGGATTCTAAAAAGGTTCAGCAGTTTGCTGATGCCATTGAGAACTCATATtggtttgaatttttcatag ACGATCTGCCTCTTTGGG GTTTTGTTGGGGAGACTGACAAGAACAGTGAAAACAAGCATTATCTATACACACACAAGAACATCCTTGTTAAGTACAATGAGAACAGG ATAATTCATGTAAATCTCACCCAAGAGTCTCCTAAACTTCTTGAAGTTGGTAAGAAATTGGATATGACATATTCAGTGAAGTGGGTAGCAACAGATGTGTCATTTGCACGTCGTTTTGAAGTGTACCTGGACTATCCTTTCTTTGAACACCAG ATTCACTGGTTCTCCATTTTCAACTCTTTTATGATGGTTATTTTCCTAACTGGTTTGGTTTCGATGATATTGATGCGGACTTTGAGAAACGATTATGCCAAATATGCTCGTGAAGATGATGATCTGGAGTCCCTG GAGAGAGATGTTAACGAGGAATCAGGATGGAAGCTTGTCCATGGTGACGTATTTCGGCCTCCCCGAAGTTTGATGTTTCTTTCTGCACTTGTTGGAATTGGCACCCAGCTGGCAGCTCTTATCCTACTTGTGATTGTGTTGGCCATCGTTGGCATGTTATACATTGG GCGAGGTGCTATCATCACAACATTTATTGTGTGCTATGCTCTTACATCGTTCATTTCTGGATATGTTAGTGGGGGTCTTTACTCGAGGAATGGTG GCAAAAACTGGATTAAAGCTATGGTCCTTACAGCATCCCTCTTTCCGTTGCTGTGTTTTTCAATTGGCTTCGCACTGAACACAATTGCTATCTTCTACCGCTCATTAGCAGCAATACCATTTGGGACGATGGTTGTCATGTTTGTACTTTGGGCTTTCATCTCCTTTCCCTTGGTGCTTTTGGGGACTGTTGTTGGTAGGAACTGGAGTGGTGCTCCTAACAACCCCTGCCGTGTAAAGACTATTCCACGGCCTATTCCTGAGAAGAAGTGGTACCTTACACCTTCTGTCATCTCGTTGATGGGTGGGCTGCTTCCCTTTGGCAGCATCTTCATTGAGATGTACTTTGTGTTCACATCATTCTGGAACTACAAG GTGTATTATGTCTATGGTTTCATGTTGCTGGTCTTCATCATCCTTCTAATAGTCACCATCTGCGTCACTATCGTGGGTACCTATTTCTTGCTGAATGCTGAGAACTATCATTGGCAGTGGACTTCGTTTTTCTCTGCAGCATCAACTGCTTTGTACGTGTACCTATACTCCATCTACTACTACCATGTGAAGACAAAGATGTCAGGCTTCTTCCAGACAAGTTTCTACTTTGGCTACACATTGATGTTCTGCCTTGGTCTAGGCATTCTTTGCG GTGCTATTGGGTATTTAGGGTCAACCCTGTTTGTAAGGAGAATCTACAGAAATATCAAATGTGATTAA
- the LOC120663727 gene encoding uncharacterized protein LOC120663727, whose product MEERLTSNQPSQPQHHQERGPKQGEPPRQVAGAEGDWCGQSTMEAAKKLSAGAAGKRRHGSTALFVAVDYAFLLAFAGFLAYLVGSRILPSVASSS is encoded by the coding sequence ATGGAGGAACGTCTGACTTCTAATCAGCCGTCCCAACCCCAGCATCATCAGGAACGCGGGCCGAAGCAAGGCGAGCCACCGCGCCAGGTCGCCGGAGCCGAAGGAGATTGGTGTGGGCAGAGCACGATGGAAGCGGCCAAGAAGCTCAGCGCCGGAGCGGCGGGGAAGAGGAGGCACGGGTCCACGGCGCTGTTCGTGGCGGTGGACTACGCCTTCCTGCTCGCCTTCGCCGGCTTCCTCGCCTACCTCGTCGGGTCCCGGATCCTCCCCtccgtcgcctcctcctcctag